In Humulus lupulus chromosome 7, drHumLupu1.1, whole genome shotgun sequence, the following are encoded in one genomic region:
- the LOC133789440 gene encoding germin-like protein subfamily 1 member 20 codes for MKAVYFLLPLAVLALATSIATAYDPSPLQDFCVAVDEPHKALFVNGKFCKDPKLVKAEDFFFSGLNTPRDTNNPVGSNVTQLNVDKIPGLNTLGISLARIDYAPYGQNPPHIHPRGSEILVVVKGTLYVGFVSSNQDGNRLFTKVLKEGDVFVFPIGMIHFQFNPEHTPAVAFAGLSSQNAGVITIANTVFGSNPAINPDILARAFQVDKNVINYLQKQFWYDNN; via the exons ATGAAAGCTGTCTATTTTCTTCTCCCACTAGCTGTTTTGGCTTTGGCAACTTCCATTGCCACTGCCTATGACCCAAGCCCTCTCCAGGACTTTTGTGTGGCTGTTGATGAACCCCACAAAGCTT TGTTTGTGAATGGGAAGTTTTGCAAGGATCCCAAACTTGTCAAAGCTGAAGATTTCTTCTTTTCTGGCCTCAACACTCCAAGAGACACAAACAACCCAGTTGGATCTAATGTGACACAACTGAACGTGGACAAGATTCCGGGACTCAACACTCTTGGAATATCACTGGCTCGCATTGACTATGCTCCATATGGCCAAAACCCACCTCACATTCACCCTCGTGGCTCTGAAATCCTAGTGGTCGTTAAGGGAACTCTCTACGTGGGTTTTGTGTCATCCAACCAAGATGGAAACCGTCTGTTTACAAAGGTTCTAAAAGAGGGAGATGTGTTCGTATTCCCAATAGGTATGATTCACTTCCAGTTCAATCCAGAACATACCCCAGCAGTCGCCTTTGCCGGTCTCAGTAGCCAAAACGCAGGAGTGATCACCATTGCAAACACTGTGTTTGGATCAAACCCGGCCATCAACCCTGATATCCTTGCTAGAGCCTTCCAAGTAGACAAGAATGTTATCAACTATCTCCAGAAGCAATTCTGGTATGACAACAACTAA